The genome window CTAAAGATAGCTGGAAAACATTAAAAATAGATGCAGACACATTAAAAGCAGGGATAAAAGAGTTGAAAATATAACTTGTTGTCACTCCTGCTAAATAAGAGGAAACAAAAGAGCGAGAAGTTAGTCACTTCTTGCTTTCTTTGCGTACTCACTAAAACGTAGCGTGATCTATATCAATAAATCTGATACGACCTGAACAATCAACAAGAAAAAAATGATTGGTAATAAAATTTGAATCCACCTTGTTTTGATATAAGGAATGATCTTTAAACCTAAGAACGAGCCAACAATAGAGCCAATTGAAACAGGAATGGCGATTCCCCAATTAACAATGCCCGTAAAGTAGTAAAAGAGAAAGGCACCTGTACAACTTGAAAACGTAATAATTCTTGTTAACTCAACCGCTTTTATATAGGTATAGTGCTTTTTAAGATGATAGGTTACATTCATTTGAGCTGAGCCTGGTCCAAAACCACCGTCATATATTGAAACCGCAAATGGAATGAGTTTATTAATTGGTTGTTCCTCCGTTTCTTTTATATCCTTTACCATTAATTTATTACTGCAAAGCACAACGAAAAATGAGAAAATTAAGAATACGCAAGCTACAATATTCATGATTTGTTCCGATAATCGAGTGGCTAAAAATGCGCCAAATACACCTCCTAAACTAGCAATCATCATTAAAGATGTGAATTTTTTTAACGATAAATGTCCTTTAATTACAAACGATACGACATTCGATAGAGCTGAAATTCCTGTCGCAAATTTATTAACTGCTACAGTTGTATGTATCGGAATGCCAATAAGTAACATTGCCGGCAACAAGATAAAGCCTGCAGCGCCGAAAAGAACACCAATGACTGCTGCAAGTAAGCCGATTGTTAATAAAATAAATCCGTTTACTGAAAACCATTCCTGTAGTAAAATTTCCATCAAATCACCTCTAAACCTAAATTACTGCTAAACAATACATAAAACAAATATATAATAATTGCTTATTCATAAATTAAATTTATGAATAGGGAGGAGTGAATAAAATGAACTTGCATGCATTAAGGATTTTTACGAATGTGGCAAAACATGGGGGAATCACCGCGGCGGCCAATAAAATGCTGCTTAGTCAACCAGCTGTCACAATTCAAATACGGAAATTAGAGAGCGAAATAGGGACAAAATTGATTGAAGGGAAAGGGCGTGGTATTCAATTAACTCCTGAGGGGAAGTTTTTGTATGAGCAGGGAATGCGTTTATTTTATTTAGAAGCACAAATTGATGAAAAGCTCGGTAAATTTTTAGCGAAAGAAGAAAAAATACATATTGCTTCTTCCTATATACCAATAAACTATATACTCCCGCCTATTATAGCAGCGTATAAGCTTGCTAATCCTCACATTG of Lysinibacillus agricola contains these proteins:
- a CDS encoding sulfite exporter TauE/SafE family protein, with the protein product MEILLQEWFSVNGFILLTIGLLAAVIGVLFGAAGFILLPAMLLIGIPIHTTVAVNKFATGISALSNVVSFVIKGHLSLKKFTSLMMIASLGGVFGAFLATRLSEQIMNIVACVFLIFSFFVVLCSNKLMVKDIKETEEQPINKLIPFAVSIYDGGFGPGSAQMNVTYHLKKHYTYIKAVELTRIITFSSCTGAFLFYYFTGIVNWGIAIPVSIGSIVGSFLGLKIIPYIKTRWIQILLPIIFFLLIVQVVSDLLI